A window of Clostridioides sp. ES-S-0010-02 genomic DNA:
ATCTCTATTTTCAAGTAATATAATTACAGAAATTATGGCTCCAGCTAGATATGATATAATTAAATAGAACAGAAATATTGTGCCTATCACTCCCATAATTCCTTCCCCCTTAAGTCTATTTTCCTATACCCAACTCTCTTGCATAGTAAAATAGATATTGTTGTGCAAACCCAGACATTTCTCCAAATTTATCAATCCCATAAGTTCTCATTTTAGGTAAACTCATATCTTCATTTATGTAGAACTCTTGCATAACTCTCTTAACCCACACATCAACTGGAAAAGAATCATATTTTTGCATACCAAATAACGCAATACAATCACATACCTTTGGACCTACTCCATTAAATTTTAAAAGCTCTTTTCTACAATCATCTGTACTTAAATTTACATATTCAGATACCTTATAATTATTTTCTATAACTGCCTGTGTAGTACTCTTTATGTACTTGTCTCTAAAACCTGTTTGACATGCTCTTATTTCCTCTTGTGAGGCTTTATTTAACTCTTCTGGTGTTGGAAATGCATAGTATTCTTTACCTTCATACTCACCTATGTATTTACCAAAACTTTTTGATAAGTTTTCTATAGCTCTTTGTATCATAGGAATTCTATTATTAGAAGAAATTATGAATGATATAAGCATTTCCCATCCATCTTGTCTCAAAATTCTTATTCCCCATCCAAATTCAGTAGCTTTATTTAAATATTCATCCATACTTTTTAGATTGTTTTTTATTTCTGTATAATCAGTCCCTAAATCAAAGTAATTATACCAAATGCTATTAAACTCCTCTAAATTTGTATTATTTAAATATACTTTATCATCTTCTTTTTTTACATTTAATATTCTACCTTTTGCAACTCCTGTGTATGAGCCATCTTCTTGCTTATGCCATCTAAAACATTGACCACACTCAAATATATGTTTTGGATCAAAATCTGTTACTCCTTCTAGTATAACTACATTATTCTTTTCATAAACATTCATATAAAAAATCTCCTTAATATTTATATTTTTATTTTATTTATCTACTTAAATACTTAACTGTGATATGTGCATTTTTCTTATTTTAACACAAAGATAAGTAATTTCAAAATTTATAATGTTATTATTATGTAAAATAATATTTTACTTTAAATTTTCACTATAAATAAAAAATGAACTCCAATAAGCTTATACCCATCTACACTTATTAGAATTCATTTTTTATTTATATTATCAGTTATTAATAACATATTATTTTGATTAAGTAAATTGATATTATAATCAATACTTCTATTCTATATAAATATTTTTATCAAAACTATCGCTGATATAACTTGTATTATTCCTACAAATAGACCATATAAAGAAACTGCTTTACCTTGTCTTACTAAGTCTTTTACATTAACTTTTAATCCAATTGCTGCTAGTGCTATTATTTCAAATTTATTACTTATTTCTTTGCACAATACAGATACTTCTTTTGGTATAATATTAATTGAAAAAAGTGCACAAGTTATGAAAAAACCAATTACATACCATGGTATATTTATTTTTTTCTTTTTTATTTCATCTTTTTCTTCTTCAATAATTTCACTGTTAGACTTATTTTTCAAATGTCCAAATACTAAAACAACTACAACTAAGAATATTACTCTAACTATTTTGAAAATAGTTGCTAAATCCTTTACATTTTCCCCAACTATAGCTCCACTTGCCACAACTTGACCAATTGATTGTAATGTTCCACCTATCATTGCTGATGTTTTTACAAGCTCATGACTATATAAGAATTGAGATATTATTGGAAGTAAAAACATAAGAAATATACCAGTAACATTGACAATAGTTATTGCTATTCCTTTTTCTTTGTCTGTAGCATTAACTACTGGAACTGTTGCTGCTATAGCAGAAGAACCACATACTGCATTCCCACTTGCCATAAGAAATCTAAAGTTTTCACCAAAACCTAGCTTTTTACCTATATAAAGTGCTGATACTATTGTTATTGTCATTTGTAATATTATAAACAATATACCTGAAATTTTTAAATCTATTAGAGTAGATATACTAAGGGTTGCTCCTAATAATACTATTGAATATGATAGCAAATCTGTTTCTGAAAATTTATAGCCCCTTTGAAAGACTTTCTGATTTAAAAATAAATTTCCTACAAACATACCTAAAAATATAGAAATTGATGCTGCTCCTACTTTAGGTATTAATGTTGAAATAAATATACTAATATAACCTACTAATACAGATACAACCAACCCAGGTAATATTTCTTTTATATTCTTTAATGTAAAACTGCTTTTATTCTTTAACATAATATACCTACCTTCTAATTAATATAGTTTTCTTTACAATAATAGTATATAATTGTAATAACCATAAGTAAAATAAATATATAATATCGTAATGATTAATAATTTTAATGATTAATGTATATATTACAATTATCTGTAAGTAACTGATAAAAAATACAAAATTTTTATTATGCAAAGGAGATGTAAAAAATTGTTTGAAGAATTAAAAACATTTGTTGCTGTTGTTGAATATAAAAACTTCACCAAAGCTGGTGAATACCTAAATTTATCACAACCAAGTGTAAGTAAACATATTAAAAACTTAGAAAATTACTTTAAGGTTGTACTTATAAATAGATCTATTAAACAGAAAACTATTTTTATTACAGAAAGTGGACAAATATTATATAAAAGAGCCAAGGAAATACTAAATCTTTTAAGTGTTACATATCACGATGTAAATCAGGTTTCAGATGCTATAACTGGGCGTTTAAAGATTGGCGCAAGTTTAACTATTGGAGAATATATTCTTCCTAATTTTCTTGCACTATTTTCTCAAAAGTATCCTGATATAGATGTAGAAATTTTCATAGAAAATACATCCATTGTATCTTCTCATGTTAAGGATTATATTTTAGATATTGGACTTATTGAAGGGACTTGTTCTTCTCCCTCATTTATGCAAGAATATTTTTTTGAAGATAAGATGGTTTTAGCACTTCCGTATAATAGCCCTTTATTAAAAGATTTTAGTTTTGATAAGCTTCAAAATCAAAAATGGATAGTTAGAGAAGATGGTTCTGGAACTAGAGATTATTTAGATATGTTTTTAAGCATTAAGGAAATTATTCCAAAAAGTATGATGGTCTTTGGAAGTAATTATGCTGTCAAAGAATCAGTTAGAAATAATTTAGGAATTACAATAGTATCTAATCTCGTAACAAGCTTACCTGTTTTAAACAACGAACTGTCTGTCATAGAACTTGGAAGCAACTATAACAGACATTTTTCATATATCTTTCCAAAAGATATAACTTTATCAAAAGCAGCAAGTATTTTCATTGAAGAGTTAAAAGTATTTAGTAATTTAAATAGCATAAAAGATTAATATAATTTAAAGCTAACAATAAATTATAAGTTTTTTGAGAATGTTTATAGATTTGTGTAAATATATTTTTTCTTACTCAATATTACTGGAAATTTCTAATTCCAGTAATATTTTTATTCTCAAAATATTAAGTAAGTAATTATTTATAAATTTTTTGTTTCTTTCCTATTCATATTTAATTATTGTTTAAATAAACTTTTCATAAAGAACTGGATAGTATTTTCAATCATGTAACATTATTCAATAACTATATTTTTTAATGTTTCCATTATGTTTTTTTTATATAATCCACCATGACTAAAAACTATTTCCTCTATATCATAGTTACTTAATTTTTTAATAGCTTTTATCAATTCTTGCTTATCACTATGCATTACATCAACTGGTCTAAGTTTACCATCTCTTATATCTAATAAATCTCCAGCAATAAGTACTTTAGATTTTTTTAAATAAAGACATATATGACCCCTAGTATGACCTCCTGTGTGTATAACCTCTACTTCTTCACTTAAATTTAAAACTTCATGATTGTTTAAAGATACATCTACTGTAGTATATGATGACTTAAATCCAAATTTCATAGCATTTAACATATCAAGCATTTTATCATTAAGACTATCTATTTCTTGTTCTAACATGCAAAGTTTAAATGGGGTTTCTTCCCCTGTTATATAGTTGACTTCACTTTTGTATGCATATACCTTTATATCATTTTTAGATTTTTCTCTTAAATATTTTATATTTCCTATATGGTCTATATCATGGTGAGTTATTACTATATTTTTTAATTTATTAAAACTTGTATTACTATTATTAAGAGCATCAATTATTAAATCTCCTTGACCAGGAAGTCCAGTATCAACAAGAGTTACCTCATCTTCTGTATAGATTACTGGAATATATATAACTTTATCTTTGCCTAATATACTTGATGGAATTTCTAAAATATCTAATCCTTTTTTTAAATTCATAATATTTCTCCTTATAAGTATTGAGCTAGAGGTAAATTTAATCAAAAAAATTAAAAAACATAGATTGTCCTCTAGTTACATTATATTTATAAAAAACTATTAAAACCTAGTATATCACTGAAATAGAGAGATTACTCGACTTGATTTTTTTGTTATTTTATGATATAGTATTTAATATAAAAATAAGTAATCCCAATAGTTGTAGCTATTAAAAATATTTTTTAATTCGCATTTGATATATTATAAGATGGATAGTTCTAAAATTAAATTAACATTGAATTTCAAACCACTCTTAGTCATATTTGGGTGTTTTTTATTTTAGATAAAAGATAATTTTTATTTTAGACATCAAATATGTTGTTGGGAATCCTAACATCTGACAGAACCCTACTCCAAAAGCAATAGGTTTAGAACCAATGATTTTCCAACCTGGAAGCACCTTCATCATAATGAATATATCAATAATAGAAACTGCAAACATACCTACAATTGGTACAAAAAGACTGATTAAACCTGTCAAAGAAACTTTTGCTAAAGAAGGAATAACAGCTGCGAACACAACCATGTTGATAAAACCTTTGATTTTTACTTTTGCTTCATGATACTCTACTAAAAGACAGTTTGCTTCCATTTTTATCAATTATGTCTACTAAAAAAGCTGTAGATAAATTTGTTTTGCACAGATTTACTTACAGCCTCAATTTTTTCTAAAAATTTTCTAAAATCTACTTTCAATTACTTTTATCATATAAAAAAAAGTCTGATTTATAGGAGTTGGTATGTTATACTTTCTTCCAAGCTCACAAATATTCTTAGAGAACATATCTACTTCTGTAAGTCTATGAGCCTCTACATCCTGAAGCATTGATGTTCTACCTTCTCTTGAATGTTCTAGTATTCTATGTAATGAATTTTCTACATCATCTTCCGTAAGGCATATACCTTTTACTTGAGCTATATCAACCACTTCTCTCATTGCAGATTTTGCTAACTCTCTTAGATATTCAGAATCTTGAAATACTCCATAAGAAGCGCCAAGTATAGCTGAAGTTTGATTCACCCCAATATTAACCATGTATTTCCACCACATGTCTCGTTGAATATTTTTTGATAATACATATTCTATATTTACACTATCAAAAACTTCAGTTATTATATCTGTTTTTCTATCTTCACTATTATCTTTATTTCCAAATACAATTATTCCATCTGTAGTATGTATAATATTATTTTCTATTTTTTTTGCATCTATATTTGTTACATATGAATATACCATTTTTTCAATTCCAAATCTTTCTCCTATTATCTCTTCACTATTAACTCCATTTAGTAAAGACATTAGTACTGTATCTTTTCCAACTAATCCATCTAACTCTTCTATATTTTCTTTTAGGTTATTATATTTTAAACCTATAATTATAAAATCAGCTTCTTGTTTATATTCATCTTTAGTTATATAATCGAAGTCATATCTTTTTCCATTTATTATAAAACCCTCTTCTAAATATCTTTTTTTTCTTTTTTGGTCACAAAGAATTTTAAAATCATATTTAGAATTTAAAAATTGTTCTGCAAAGGTAGCTCCAACAGCACCAACACCAAAAAATACAACCTTTTTTTGATTTTTCTTTAATTGATTACTCATACCGAAACCCTCCCCAATATATATAATAATTTTTTATCTTATAATTATATTGTACTGCTACCAGCTACTGTTTTGTAAATATATTTTTAACAAAAAACAGCTAGCTTTTTAAATGAAAGCTAGCTGTTTATTATATCTTATTTATATATTTAAATTGATATTTATTTAGTAAAAAAATTTGTATTTACTAAAATAATGTTAAATTTAATTAATTGGTTATTACATTCCTAATTCTTTAAATTCTCTACTTCCAGGTTTAACAACTGGTAATTTTCCTTCTTTACATAAAGGACATTCATCAGCTTCATAAACTTGAATATCAAGTTTTATTGCACTATATATAGGCATACCTATGTCATGATTAGTTCTATCAGCTATACAAGCGACACCTATAACTTCGCCACCTAACGCTTCTAATACTCTTTTTGTTTCCATAGTTGACTTACCAGTAGTAACAACATCTTCAGCAATTATTATCTTTGCACCTTTTTTAACTTCAAATCCTCTTCTTAACTCCATTGTATTATCTTTTCTCTCAGTGAATATAGCTTCTTTTCCTAATTGTCTTCCTAGCTCATAAGAAACTACTACTCCACCCATAGCTGGACCAACTACTAAGTCTATATCTAAATCTTTTATTTGTTCAACAACTGTATTTAATACCTCAGCTGCATACTCTGGAAATCTTAATAGCTTTGCACATTGCACATATCTGTTACTGTGCTTTCCTGAAGATAATAAAAAATGTCCTTCTAATAATGCATCACTTTTCTTTAATATATCTACTACATCTACTTTACTCATATTATTTTTTCCTCCATGTTAAATATTATAAAATTATATTTATTTTAATTTATATTCTTTGCTTTAATTGTACTTATTTGTCATACCTGTAACCTATATAATTCCTCTTATTTCTTCTAAATTCTTTATTCCTTCTCTATCCATAAATTCATTGATTCCATCTATTATCTCAAGCCCAATTTTAGGATTCATGAAATTTGCAGTTCCAACTTGAATACAAGTAGCTCCTGCCATTATAAATTCTATCGCATCTGTAGCTTTAGTTATTCCACCCATTCCCATTACTGGTATATTTACATTTTTACAAACTTCATGTACCATTCTAAGAGCTATAGGCTTTATAGCTGGTCCAGATAATCCAGCATATACATTTTCAAATACTGGCTTTCTATTTTTTATATCAATTGCCATTGCTTTAAAAGTATTAACTAAAGATACTCCATCAGCACCTTCTTCTTCACAAACTTTTGCCATACCCACAATATCTTCAGCATTAGGTGATAATTTTATTACTAGAGGTAGTTTAGTTGCGTTTCTTACCTCACGAACAACTTCTCTTGCCACTTCATTTTTTATACCAAAAGCCATTCCTCCTGCTTTGACATTTGGACAAGATATGTTCAATTCAATAATATCTATAGGTTTATCATTTAACAGCTTAACCCCAAGTAGATAATCTTCTAATGTTCCACCTCCAACATTAGCAATTCTAACTAAATCTAACTCACTGAAGAAAGGAAGTTCACTGTCTATAAATCCTTGAACTCCAGGATTTTCAAGTCCAACACTGTTCATCATACCTGATGGCGTCTCATGAACTCTCATACCATTGTTACCAGGTTTTTTATTTAAAGTAAGACCTTTACTACTTATACCACCAAGTTTTTGTATATCATAAATTTCATTATATTCTCTTCCAAATCCAAAAGTCCCAGACGCCATTATTACTGGATTTTTAAAATCAATATTTCCAAATTTTACGTTTAAATTAGCCATTAAAAATCACGTCCTCTCCCCAAAATACTGGACCGTCTTTGCAAGTTTTTTTATTTCCTTTAGTAGTCTTACATGTACATACTAAACACGCTCCTACTCCACATGCCATATGATTTTCAAGTGACACCATAATCCTTGTTTTAGTACCTTCTACCATTTTAACCAATTTTTCCATCATTGGAGTTGGCCCACATGTTAATATATAGTCATATTTTTCTACATCAATTATGTCTGTTACAAACTTATTTCCTACTGTTGTATATACCTCATTGCAAACTTCTCTATATTCATTTTCTAATATAACATCTTCTCTAAATCCAAGATAAGCATCGCAGTCTTTTATGTTTTTAGCAACTAAATATAATGGTGCTATACCGATTCCACCACCTACTAGAGCTACTTTTCCATCAACTTTACTATATCCATTTCCATAAGGACCCTCTAGTTTTATAGTATCGTTTACTTTTAAATTACTAATAATTTGAGTTCCTTCTCCTACTACTTTATAAAGAAAAGTTATACCTTCTTCATCTATATCATGTATACTTATAGGTCTTGAAAGGACTGGATAAGTATCCCATGCTCTTAGCATATAAAATTGCCCCATCTTACCTTCAAAAGCGCCTTTTACTTTCATTCTATACATATCTTCACCTATGTATATATTTTCTAGAATTTTATACATCCCAAAATCTCCTTTACTTCACTATTATATAATGTAACTACTAACCTTCATTTACACCTAGAAGCTTTATTATTAATGCCATTCTAACGAACATTCCATATTTAGCTTGCTTAAAATAAACAGCTCTATCATCTGTATCTACATCAACATCTATTTCATTTACTCTTGGTAGTGGATGCATTACTAACATACTTTCAGATGCTTTTTCTAATTTAGCTTTATTTAAAATATAATAGTTTTTTAGTCTTTCGTATTCTGATTTATCTTCAAATCTTTCTTGTTGAATTCTAGTCATATATAAAACATCCAAACTTCCTATAACATCATCTAAATTATTAGTTTCATAGTAAGCATGTCCCTTTATAGCTTCTTTTATATAGTCTGGCATTTTTAGTTCTTCAGGTGCTATAAATACAAACTTAGTATTTTTGTATCTCGCCATAGCCTTAACTAAAGAATGTACAGTTCTTCCATATTTTAAATCACCACATAATCCTATTGTGTGATTTTCTAAAGTTCCTTTTAATGATTTTATAGTAAGTAAATCTGTAAGTGTTTGGGTTGGATGCTGATTTCCGCCATCTCCTGCATTTATAAATGGTACTTCTGTAAATTTTGATGCTTCTGTAGCTGCACCTGATTGAGGGTGTCTCATAGCTATTATATCAACATAACTAGATACTATCCTCATCGTATCACCTAAAGTTTCACCCTTTGATGCAGATGATGAATTTGGCTCTGAAAAACCTACGACACGACCTCCTAGTCTGTTCATAGCAGATTCAAAACT
This region includes:
- a CDS encoding dihydroorotate dehydrogenase electron transfer subunit, with the translated sequence MYKILENIYIGEDMYRMKVKGAFEGKMGQFYMLRAWDTYPVLSRPISIHDIDEEGITFLYKVVGEGTQIISNLKVNDTIKLEGPYGNGYSKVDGKVALVGGGIGIAPLYLVAKNIKDCDAYLGFREDVILENEYREVCNEVYTTVGNKFVTDIIDVEKYDYILTCGPTPMMEKLVKMVEGTKTRIMVSLENHMACGVGACLVCTCKTTKGNKKTCKDGPVFWGEDVIFNG
- a CDS encoding putative sulfate exporter family transporter; translation: MLKNKSSFTLKNIKEILPGLVVSVLVGYISIFISTLIPKVGAASISIFLGMFVGNLFLNQKVFQRGYKFSETDLLSYSIVLLGATLSISTLIDLKISGILFIILQMTITIVSALYIGKKLGFGENFRFLMASGNAVCGSSAIAATVPVVNATDKEKGIAITIVNVTGIFLMFLLPIISQFLYSHELVKTSAMIGGTLQSIGQVVASGAIVGENVKDLATIFKIVRVIFLVVVVLVFGHLKNKSNSEIIEEEKDEIKKKKINIPWYVIGFFITCALFSINIIPKEVSVLCKEISNKFEIIALAAIGLKVNVKDLVRQGKAVSLYGLFVGIIQVISAIVLIKIFI
- a CDS encoding 8-oxoguanine DNA glycosylase, whose amino-acid sequence is MNVYEKNNVVILEGVTDFDPKHIFECGQCFRWHKQEDGSYTGVAKGRILNVKKEDDKVYLNNTNLEEFNSIWYNYFDLGTDYTEIKNNLKSMDEYLNKATEFGWGIRILRQDGWEMLISFIISSNNRIPMIQRAIENLSKSFGKYIGEYEGKEYYAFPTPEELNKASQEEIRACQTGFRDKYIKSTTQAVIENNYKVSEYVNLSTDDCRKELLKFNGVGPKVCDCIALFGMQKYDSFPVDVWVKRVMQEFYINEDMSLPKMRTYGIDKFGEMSGFAQQYLFYYARELGIGK
- a CDS encoding MBL fold metallo-hydrolase, with the translated sequence MNLKKGLDILEIPSSILGKDKVIYIPVIYTEDEVTLVDTGLPGQGDLIIDALNNSNTSFNKLKNIVITHHDIDHIGNIKYLREKSKNDIKVYAYKSEVNYITGEETPFKLCMLEQEIDSLNDKMLDMLNAMKFGFKSSYTTVDVSLNNHEVLNLSEEVEVIHTGGHTRGHICLYLKKSKVLIAGDLLDIRDGKLRPVDVMHSDKQELIKAIKKLSNYDIEEIVFSHGGLYKKNIMETLKNIVIE
- a CDS encoding dihydroorotate dehydrogenase produces the protein MANLNVKFGNIDFKNPVIMASGTFGFGREYNEIYDIQKLGGISSKGLTLNKKPGNNGMRVHETPSGMMNSVGLENPGVQGFIDSELPFFSELDLVRIANVGGGTLEDYLLGVKLLNDKPIDIIELNISCPNVKAGGMAFGIKNEVAREVVREVRNATKLPLVIKLSPNAEDIVGMAKVCEEEGADGVSLVNTFKAMAIDIKNRKPVFENVYAGLSGPAIKPIALRMVHEVCKNVNIPVMGMGGITKATDAIEFIMAGATCIQVGTANFMNPKIGLEIIDGINEFMDREGIKNLEEIRGII
- a CDS encoding orotate phosphoribosyltransferase, whose protein sequence is MSKVDVVDILKKSDALLEGHFLLSSGKHSNRYVQCAKLLRFPEYAAEVLNTVVEQIKDLDIDLVVGPAMGGVVVSYELGRQLGKEAIFTERKDNTMELRRGFEVKKGAKIIIAEDVVTTGKSTMETKRVLEALGGEVIGVACIADRTNHDIGMPIYSAIKLDIQVYEADECPLCKEGKLPVVKPGSREFKELGM
- a CDS encoding ketopantoate reductase family protein, which produces MSNQLKKNQKKVVFFGVGAVGATFAEQFLNSKYDFKILCDQKRKKRYLEEGFIINGKRYDFDYITKDEYKQEADFIIIGLKYNNLKENIEELDGLVGKDTVLMSLLNGVNSEEIIGERFGIEKMVYSYVTNIDAKKIENNIIHTTDGIIVFGNKDNSEDRKTDIITEVFDSVNIEYVLSKNIQRDMWWKYMVNIGVNQTSAILGASYGVFQDSEYLRELAKSAMREVVDIAQVKGICLTEDDVENSLHRILEHSREGRTSMLQDVEAHRLTEVDMFSKNICELGRKYNIPTPINQTFFYMIKVIESRF
- a CDS encoding LysR family transcriptional regulator, with product MFEELKTFVAVVEYKNFTKAGEYLNLSQPSVSKHIKNLENYFKVVLINRSIKQKTIFITESGQILYKRAKEILNLLSVTYHDVNQVSDAITGRLKIGASLTIGEYILPNFLALFSQKYPDIDVEIFIENTSIVSSHVKDYILDIGLIEGTCSSPSFMQEYFFEDKMVLALPYNSPLLKDFSFDKLQNQKWIVREDGSGTRDYLDMFLSIKEIIPKSMMVFGSNYAVKESVRNNLGITIVSNLVTSLPVLNNELSVIELGSNYNRHFSYIFPKDITLSKAASIFIEELKVFSNLNSIKD
- the pyrB gene encoding aspartate carbamoyltransferase; its protein translation is MLKSRNLIQPEDFSIEEIDEILELAQKIIDNPSKYSHICEGKLLATLFYEPSTRTRLSFESAMNRLGGRVVGFSEPNSSSASKGETLGDTMRIVSSYVDIIAMRHPQSGAATEASKFTEVPFINAGDGGNQHPTQTLTDLLTIKSLKGTLENHTIGLCGDLKYGRTVHSLVKAMARYKNTKFVFIAPEELKMPDYIKEAIKGHAYYETNNLDDVIGSLDVLYMTRIQQERFEDKSEYERLKNYYILNKAKLEKASESMLVMHPLPRVNEIDVDVDTDDRAVYFKQAKYGMFVRMALIIKLLGVNEG